The Vescimonas coprocola genome includes a window with the following:
- a CDS encoding heavy metal translocating P-type ATPase, whose amino-acid sequence MKCNILHESPNRLRVHLHCARMSLHEADLLEYYLRSVDGVTEVTVYDRTQDAVVRYTGQRSAVIGALASFSFAKAEAMELVPEHTSRALNREFEDKLAMTVMRRIFSKLFLPAPITTAMALYRSVKYIREGLTALWHGELSVAVLDATAVTVSMVRGDFSTAGSVMFMLRLGEILEEWTHKKSVADLAGAMSLNVDKVWLQRGDTEVLVPIGDVQLGDRMLVRTGSLIPLDGQVVSGEAMVNQASITGESMPVVKRPGSPVYAGTVAEEGQCVVEVQKVQGSGRYDRIVRMIEESEKLKSTTEDKAARLADRLVPYTLGGTVLTYLLTRNVTKMLAVLMVDFSCALKLSMPIAVLSAMRECSSYHISVKGGRFLEAVAQADTVVFDKTGTLTYAVPTVQDVVPFGGHDAQEMLRLAACLEEHYPHSMATAVVEEAKRRGLSHEEYHSQVQYIVAHGISSMVNGEKTLIGSAHFVFEDEGCTIPAGEQERFDALPTQYSHLYLCLAGQLAAVICIHDPLRAEAKDAIRALHDCGIRKVVMMTGDNRRTAACVAEEVGVDEFHAEVLPEDKADFIRRERSAGHTVIMIGDGVNDSPALSEADAGIAISTGAAIAREISDITITSEDLFQLVTLRRISQSLMDRIHRNYRFIVGFNLGLILLGVAGILPPTTSALLHNASTLGISLKSMTDLLPEPEAAATVPERSGE is encoded by the coding sequence ATGAAATGCAACATTCTCCACGAGTCCCCCAACCGCCTGCGGGTACATCTGCACTGCGCCCGGATGTCGTTGCATGAGGCGGATCTGCTGGAATACTATCTTCGCAGCGTAGACGGTGTCACGGAGGTCACGGTCTATGACCGCACACAGGATGCCGTGGTGCGCTACACCGGCCAGCGCAGCGCCGTGATCGGCGCACTGGCTTCCTTCTCCTTCGCCAAGGCCGAGGCCATGGAACTGGTGCCGGAGCACACCTCCCGTGCTCTGAACCGGGAGTTCGAGGACAAGCTGGCCATGACGGTGATGCGCCGTATCTTCTCCAAGCTGTTCCTCCCCGCCCCCATCACCACGGCCATGGCCCTGTACCGCTCCGTGAAGTACATCCGGGAGGGGCTGACGGCCCTGTGGCACGGCGAGCTCTCCGTGGCGGTGCTGGACGCCACCGCCGTCACCGTCTCTATGGTTCGGGGCGACTTCTCCACCGCCGGCTCCGTCATGTTCATGCTGCGGCTGGGCGAAATTCTGGAGGAGTGGACCCACAAGAAGTCTGTGGCCGATCTGGCCGGGGCCATGTCCCTGAATGTGGACAAGGTATGGCTGCAAAGGGGCGATACGGAGGTACTGGTTCCCATCGGTGACGTGCAGCTGGGCGACCGGATGCTGGTCCGCACCGGCAGCCTTATCCCGCTGGACGGTCAGGTGGTCAGCGGCGAGGCCATGGTGAATCAGGCCTCCATCACCGGGGAGTCCATGCCCGTGGTCAAGCGCCCCGGCAGTCCGGTATACGCCGGAACAGTGGCCGAGGAGGGCCAATGCGTGGTGGAGGTTCAGAAGGTGCAGGGCAGCGGCCGCTACGACCGCATCGTCCGGATGATCGAGGAGTCCGAGAAGCTGAAATCCACCACCGAGGACAAGGCCGCCCGTCTGGCGGACCGGCTGGTACCGTATACGCTGGGCGGTACGGTGCTGACGTACCTGCTGACCCGGAACGTCACCAAAATGCTGGCGGTGCTGATGGTGGACTTCTCCTGCGCTCTGAAGCTCTCCATGCCCATCGCCGTGCTCTCCGCCATGCGGGAGTGCAGCAGCTATCACATCTCCGTCAAGGGTGGCCGCTTCCTGGAGGCCGTGGCCCAGGCGGATACCGTGGTGTTCGACAAGACCGGTACCCTCACCTACGCCGTCCCCACGGTGCAGGACGTGGTCCCCTTCGGGGGTCACGACGCTCAAGAGATGCTGCGTCTGGCGGCGTGTCTGGAGGAGCACTATCCCCACTCCATGGCCACCGCCGTGGTGGAGGAGGCCAAGCGCCGGGGCCTGTCCCACGAGGAGTACCACTCTCAGGTGCAGTACATCGTGGCCCACGGCATCTCCAGCATGGTAAACGGCGAAAAGACCCTCATCGGCAGCGCCCACTTCGTTTTCGAGGACGAGGGCTGCACCATCCCCGCCGGGGAGCAGGAGAGGTTCGATGCCCTGCCCACCCAGTACTCCCACCTCTATTTGTGTCTGGCCGGGCAGCTAGCGGCGGTGATCTGTATCCACGATCCCCTGCGGGCCGAGGCCAAGGACGCCATCCGTGCGCTCCACGACTGCGGCATCCGCAAGGTGGTCATGATGACCGGCGACAACCGCCGTACCGCCGCCTGTGTGGCGGAGGAGGTAGGGGTGGACGAGTTCCACGCCGAGGTCCTGCCGGAGGATAAGGCAGACTTCATCCGCCGGGAGCGTTCCGCCGGACACACGGTCATCATGATCGGTGACGGCGTCAACGACTCCCCTGCCCTGTCGGAGGCCGATGCCGGTATCGCCATCTCCACCGGCGCCGCCATCGCACGGGAGATCTCCGATATCACCATCACCTCCGAGGATCTGTTCCAGCTGGTGACGCTGCGGCGCATCAGTCAGAGCCTTATGGATCGCATCCATCGGAACTACCGCTTCATTGTGGGCTTCAATCTGGGCCTGATTCTTCTGGGCGTGGCGGGCATCCTGCCCCCCACCACCTCTGCGCTGCTGCACAATGCCTCCACGCTGGGCATCAGCCTCAAGAGCATGACGGATCTGCTGCCGGAGCCTGAAGCGGCGGCAACCGTCCCGGAGAGATCCGGCGAGTGA
- the spoVAD gene encoding stage V sporulation protein AD: MQTKRAGRQTVQLSHPPSVVSFANIGGRMEGQGPLSDYFDELSPDAFFGKKTWEQGESAMQERVLRRALEKGGLTAGELDYVLAGDLLNQCIGTSFGLRSFHIPFYGLYGACSTMGESLSLAALLIDGGFARLAAAMTSSHYCTAERQYRMPVPYGSQRTPTAQWTATASGCCILGAQGDGPYITHVTCGRIVDWGITDANNMGAAMAPAAYDTLRAHFTATATGPEDYDLIVTGDLGLLGHQIVTDLFRQDGVDMTKNYTDCGLLLYHLEKQDMHAGGSGCGCSAAVFNGYLLRGLREGRWKRLLFAPTGALLSPTSSFQGESIPGICHAVALSAAKEGV, from the coding sequence ATGCAGACCAAACGAGCGGGCCGCCAGACGGTGCAGCTCTCCCATCCTCCCAGCGTGGTGTCCTTCGCCAACATCGGCGGCCGCATGGAGGGGCAAGGCCCCCTCTCCGACTATTTCGACGAGCTATCCCCCGATGCCTTCTTTGGGAAAAAGACATGGGAACAGGGAGAATCCGCCATGCAGGAGCGGGTCCTGCGCCGGGCGCTGGAAAAGGGTGGCCTCACCGCCGGTGAACTGGACTACGTGCTGGCTGGGGACCTGCTGAACCAGTGCATCGGCACCTCCTTCGGCCTGCGGAGCTTCCATATCCCCTTCTACGGGCTGTACGGCGCCTGCTCCACCATGGGAGAGAGCCTGTCCCTGGCGGCGCTGCTCATTGACGGGGGCTTCGCCCGGCTGGCCGCTGCCATGACCTCCTCCCACTACTGCACCGCCGAGCGCCAGTACCGGATGCCGGTTCCCTACGGCAGCCAGCGCACCCCCACCGCCCAGTGGACGGCCACCGCCTCCGGCTGCTGTATTCTGGGTGCTCAGGGGGACGGCCCCTATATCACCCACGTCACCTGCGGCCGCATCGTGGACTGGGGCATCACCGATGCCAACAACATGGGGGCCGCCATGGCCCCCGCCGCCTACGACACCCTGCGGGCGCACTTCACTGCTACCGCCACCGGCCCGGAGGATTATGACCTCATCGTCACCGGCGATCTGGGGTTGCTGGGCCACCAGATCGTCACTGACCTCTTCCGGCAGGACGGCGTGGACATGACGAAAAACTACACCGACTGCGGGCTGCTGCTGTACCATCTGGAGAAGCAGGATATGCACGCCGGAGGCTCCGGCTGCGGCTGCTCCGCCGCCGTGTTCAACGGCTACCTGCTCCGTGGCCTGCGGGAGGGACGCTGGAAGCGCCTGCTCTTCGCCCCCACCGGGGCGCTGCTGAGCCCCACCTCCTCCTTTCAGGGGGAGTCCATCCCCGGCATCTGTCATGCGGTGGCGCTTTCCGCCGCAAAGGAAGGAGTGTAA
- the spoVAE gene encoding stage V sporulation protein AE, whose protein sequence is MDYLNAFLCGGVLCAIGQFLIDRTQLTPARILTGYVVAGVLLQAVGVYQYLVDWGGAGATVPLTGFGYSLAKGVAKAVAEKGPLGILTGGLTATSGGIAAAVVFSVLAAIFFKPKEKR, encoded by the coding sequence TTGGATTACCTGAACGCATTTCTCTGCGGCGGCGTCCTCTGTGCCATCGGCCAGTTTCTCATCGACCGCACCCAACTGACCCCTGCCCGCATCCTCACCGGCTATGTGGTGGCCGGGGTACTTTTGCAGGCGGTGGGCGTCTACCAGTATCTGGTGGACTGGGGCGGCGCCGGCGCCACTGTCCCCCTCACCGGCTTCGGATACAGTCTCGCCAAGGGCGTGGCCAAGGCCGTGGCGGAAAAGGGGCCGCTGGGCATCCTCACCGGTGGCCTTACCGCCACCTCCGGCGGCATCGCCGCAGCGGTGGTCTTTTCCGTGCTGGCAGCCATTTTCTTCAAGCCCAAGGAAAAACGTTGA
- a CDS encoding metal-sensing transcriptional repressor: MDCCCHKTKHRSDEEQKKLTHRLNRIEGQVRGLREMLQKDAYCPDILIQVSAVSAALNSFSKELLATHIRTCVADGIRQGDDAVIDELVTTLQKLMK, from the coding sequence ATGGACTGCTGCTGCCATAAGACAAAGCACCGCTCCGACGAGGAGCAAAAGAAACTCACCCATCGCCTCAACCGCATCGAGGGACAGGTCCGTGGCCTGCGGGAGATGCTGCAAAAGGACGCCTACTGCCCGGATATCCTGATCCAGGTCTCCGCCGTCAGCGCCGCCCTCAACAGCTTCAGCAAGGAGCTGCTGGCCACCCACATCCGTACCTGCGTGGCCGATGGCATCCGTCAGGGGGATGACGCCGTCATTGACGAGCTGGTCACCACCCTGCAAAAGCTCATGAAGTAA
- a CDS encoding heavy metal translocating P-type ATPase: MMTEQFAVTGMTCAACSAHVEKAVSRLSGVQSAPVNLMLGSMTVTYDEKAVTESDIIAAVKAAGYGASPASQTDQGQLRRDQDAALRRRKKHLIWSVVFLVPLFYLSMGHMMGLPLPQVLHMHPLLLACLQLALVIPILILNRNYFTVGFSRLVKLSPNMDSLVAVGAAAGLVYSLIEMGLLAAGQVSGMPDLYFESAGMILTLVTVGKYLEERSRGKTTGAISALLALAPESAMVRRQGQELTIPTEEIVAGDTVIVRQGGRIPVDGVITDGHAAVDESAITGESLPVEKVPGDAVTSATVTSSGYLELRATRVGGDTTLSQIIRLMEEAASSKAPISRLADRISGIFAPAVMAISLTAALLWAFVGGMDVRFCLSIAIAVLVISCPCALGLATPVAIMVGTGQAAQQGILIKSAESLELLHKVQTVVLDKTGTVTMGQPRVTDTLCAPGVTEEELLCVAASAEKPSEHPLAHAIVEESQARHIPLCPVSGFRSVPGGGIQATLSGEAVLAGNAGYLAQNGVSLAAMEADAHRLAEDGKTPLFFAESGHLLGCIAVADVVKPDSAKAIAALRRMGRRVVLLTGDNQRTANAIARQIGVDQVIAQVLPQDKAKCVAQLQQQGQRVAMVGDGVNDAPALAQADVGLAIGAGTDIAIESADVVLMKSSLLDIPAAMDLSRAVLRNIKQNLFWAFFYNSIGIPVAAGVLYPALHLTLNPMLAAAAMSLSSVCVVSNALRLRGWKPPAFPDQPAPTAPLPESAVFQSQGKEENTVNKTIHIDGMMCTHCTGRVEKALNDLPGVEATVDLDSKSAAVTCTPDVSDDTLRQAVEDAGYHVTGIR; this comes from the coding sequence ATGATGACAGAGCAATTCGCCGTGACCGGCATGACCTGCGCCGCCTGCTCGGCTCATGTGGAAAAGGCGGTCTCCAGGCTCAGCGGCGTGCAGAGCGCCCCGGTGAACCTGATGCTGGGCAGCATGACCGTCACCTACGACGAGAAGGCGGTCACCGAAAGTGACATCATCGCCGCCGTAAAGGCGGCGGGCTACGGAGCCTCTCCCGCCTCTCAGACGGATCAGGGCCAGCTGCGCCGGGATCAGGACGCCGCCCTCCGCCGCCGGAAGAAGCACCTCATCTGGTCGGTGGTATTTCTGGTGCCGCTGTTCTACCTGAGCATGGGCCACATGATGGGCCTGCCCCTGCCGCAGGTGCTGCATATGCACCCTCTGCTGCTGGCCTGCCTGCAGCTGGCGCTGGTGATCCCCATTCTCATTCTCAACCGCAATTACTTTACCGTAGGCTTCTCCCGTCTGGTGAAGCTCAGCCCCAATATGGACTCGCTGGTGGCCGTCGGCGCTGCGGCTGGCCTTGTATACAGCCTCATTGAAATGGGCCTGCTGGCCGCCGGACAGGTATCCGGTATGCCGGACCTGTACTTCGAGTCCGCCGGCATGATCCTGACGCTGGTGACGGTGGGCAAGTATCTGGAGGAGCGCTCCCGTGGCAAGACCACCGGCGCCATCTCCGCCCTGCTGGCTCTGGCCCCGGAGAGCGCCATGGTGCGCCGTCAGGGACAGGAGCTCACCATCCCCACGGAGGAGATCGTGGCCGGTGACACCGTCATCGTCCGTCAGGGCGGCCGTATCCCCGTGGACGGCGTCATCACCGACGGCCACGCCGCCGTAGACGAGTCCGCCATCACCGGTGAGAGCCTGCCGGTGGAGAAGGTCCCCGGCGACGCCGTCACCTCTGCCACTGTCACCAGCTCCGGTTATCTGGAGCTGCGTGCCACCCGTGTGGGCGGAGACACCACCCTCTCCCAGATCATCCGGCTCATGGAGGAGGCCGCCTCCTCCAAGGCCCCCATCTCCCGGCTGGCAGACCGCATCAGCGGCATCTTCGCGCCGGCGGTCATGGCCATCTCCCTGACGGCGGCCCTGCTGTGGGCCTTCGTGGGGGGCATGGATGTCCGCTTCTGCCTCTCCATCGCCATCGCCGTGCTGGTGATCTCCTGCCCCTGCGCTCTGGGTCTTGCTACCCCCGTGGCCATCATGGTAGGTACGGGACAGGCCGCCCAGCAGGGCATCCTCATCAAGTCCGCAGAAAGTCTGGAGCTGCTGCACAAGGTGCAGACGGTGGTGCTGGATAAAACCGGCACCGTCACCATGGGCCAGCCCCGTGTCACGGATACCCTCTGCGCCCCCGGCGTCACGGAGGAGGAGCTGCTCTGCGTGGCCGCCTCGGCGGAGAAGCCCTCGGAGCACCCGCTGGCCCACGCCATCGTGGAGGAGTCTCAAGCCCGCCACATCCCCCTCTGCCCCGTGTCCGGCTTCCGCTCCGTCCCCGGCGGCGGGATCCAGGCCACCCTCTCCGGCGAAGCGGTGCTGGCCGGCAATGCCGGTTATCTGGCGCAGAACGGTGTCTCGCTGGCGGCCATGGAGGCCGACGCTCACCGGCTGGCCGAGGACGGCAAAACGCCCCTGTTCTTCGCCGAGAGCGGCCATCTGCTGGGCTGTATAGCCGTGGCGGACGTGGTGAAGCCCGACAGTGCCAAGGCCATTGCAGCCCTGCGGCGCATGGGCCGCCGAGTGGTGCTGCTCACCGGCGACAACCAGCGCACCGCCAACGCCATCGCCCGTCAGATCGGCGTAGATCAGGTCATCGCACAGGTGCTGCCGCAGGATAAGGCCAAGTGCGTGGCCCAGCTCCAGCAGCAAGGTCAGCGGGTGGCCATGGTGGGCGACGGCGTCAACGATGCCCCGGCGCTGGCGCAGGCCGATGTGGGCCTTGCCATCGGCGCCGGTACGGACATCGCCATCGAGTCGGCGGATGTGGTGCTGATGAAGAGCAGTCTGCTGGACATCCCCGCCGCCATGGACCTCTCCCGTGCCGTGCTGCGGAACATTAAGCAGAACCTGTTCTGGGCCTTCTTCTATAACTCCATCGGCATCCCTGTGGCCGCCGGTGTCCTGTATCCGGCCCTGCACCTGACCCTGAATCCCATGCTGGCCGCCGCCGCCATGAGCCTCAGCTCCGTGTGCGTGGTGTCCAATGCCCTGCGTCTGCGGGGCTGGAAGCCCCCGGCCTTTCCCGATCAGCCTGCACCCACCGCTCCCCTGCCGGAGAGCGCCGTGTTCCAGTCTCAAGGAAAGGAGGAGAATACCGTGAACAAGACCATCCATATTGACGGCATGATGTGCACCCACTGCACCGGCCGTGTGGAAAAGGCCCTCAATGACCTGCCCGGCGTAGAGGCCACCGTGGATCTGGACTCCAAGTCCGCCGCCGTCACCTGCACCCCCGACGTGTCCGATGACACCCTGCGTCAGGCCGTGGAGGACGCCGGCTACCACGTTACCGGCATCCGGTAA
- a CDS encoding peptide ABC transporter substrate-binding protein: MNIWKRGVCLLLTLVMAAALAGCGTRREPQTLRVCLPELPGTLDPAMVTTDSERIVVSHLYENLMKLSSDGQGGSRVEAGAARKYTCTDNNDGTQTYTFTLRDMKWSDGQKVTAADFVYAWQRLADPATASPNAALLEMVAGYRQVRSSGDVSKLQVSAPEENTFVVTLSNRCAYFLSAVCTAAATMPVRSDQPKNWQADPTALCTNGAYRISEWKNGLLTATVPESYYDRRRLQMSTLVFRFETDAAMRTELLKKNEVDFVLGLSQEELADEPETWTPDSYPQVMTLLVNQMAQSLASEELRQAMSLVIDRNALAALTESRLVTLATGLIPGGIRNTMGGDFRTESGDLINNDPEALTAAREKAAELMQQAGLTDPSSLAGLGQVTLLYEENDINAKLAQLLRDTWRDQLGLVVTLKGVTGEEVQRDVASGEFTIAMVTLKSDRNDAMGLLRQWASGSKEGEFFYSHAYDMLMGVAADCGEVEVRDAYLEDAERLLLETGYVCPLYFTGQSSRLSSAYTGLLTDGIGGYYFSYVVQQNNG; encoded by the coding sequence ATGAATATTTGGAAACGGGGCGTTTGCCTGCTGCTGACGCTGGTGATGGCGGCGGCGCTGGCGGGCTGCGGCACCCGGCGGGAGCCGCAGACGCTGCGGGTATGCCTGCCGGAGCTGCCGGGGACGCTGGACCCGGCTATGGTCACCACAGACTCCGAGCGCATCGTGGTGAGCCATCTGTATGAGAATCTCATGAAGCTGTCCTCTGACGGGCAGGGCGGCAGCCGGGTGGAGGCCGGGGCTGCCCGGAAATATACCTGCACCGACAACAACGACGGAACCCAGACCTATACCTTTACCCTGCGGGACATGAAGTGGTCCGACGGGCAGAAAGTGACGGCGGCGGATTTTGTCTACGCCTGGCAGCGGCTGGCGGACCCGGCCACGGCCTCCCCTAATGCGGCGCTGCTGGAGATGGTGGCGGGGTATCGGCAGGTTCGCAGCAGCGGCGATGTCAGCAAGCTGCAGGTGTCGGCCCCGGAAGAGAACACCTTTGTGGTGACCCTCAGCAATCGGTGCGCCTACTTTTTAAGCGCCGTGTGTACGGCAGCGGCCACCATGCCGGTACGCAGCGATCAGCCGAAGAACTGGCAGGCGGATCCCACGGCCCTGTGTACCAACGGGGCCTACCGCATCAGCGAATGGAAGAACGGTCTGCTGACCGCCACGGTACCGGAGAGCTACTACGACCGACGACGGCTGCAAATGAGCACGCTGGTGTTCCGGTTCGAGACGGATGCGGCGATGAGGACGGAACTGCTGAAAAAGAACGAGGTGGATTTCGTACTGGGACTGTCCCAAGAGGAGCTGGCGGATGAGCCGGAGACATGGACACCGGACAGCTATCCTCAGGTGATGACGCTGCTGGTGAACCAGATGGCACAGAGCCTGGCCAGCGAGGAGCTGCGGCAGGCCATGTCGCTGGTCATCGACCGGAACGCCTTGGCGGCGCTGACAGAGAGCCGTCTGGTGACTCTGGCGACCGGACTGATTCCCGGAGGGATACGGAACACCATGGGCGGAGACTTCCGCACGGAGAGCGGCGACCTCATTAACAACGACCCAGAGGCGCTGACGGCTGCCCGTGAGAAGGCGGCGGAGCTGATGCAGCAGGCCGGTCTGACGGACCCCAGCAGTCTGGCGGGATTGGGGCAGGTGACGCTGCTGTACGAGGAGAACGACATCAACGCCAAGCTCGCCCAGCTGCTGCGGGATACGTGGCGGGATCAGCTGGGCCTTGTGGTGACGCTGAAGGGCGTTACCGGCGAGGAGGTACAGCGGGATGTGGCCAGCGGCGAGTTTACCATCGCCATGGTGACGCTGAAAAGCGACCGCAACGACGCCATGGGCCTGCTGCGGCAGTGGGCCAGCGGCAGCAAGGAGGGGGAGTTCTTCTACTCCCACGCCTACGATATGCTGATGGGTGTGGCAGCGGACTGCGGCGAGGTAGAGGTACGGGACGCCTATTTGGAGGATGCCGAGCGTCTGCTGCTGGAGACGGGGTATGTATGCCCCTTGTATTTTACCGGCCAGAGCAGCCGGCTCAGCAGCGCCTACACGGGACTGCTGACGGATGGTATCGGCGGGTACTACTTCTCCTATGTGGTTCAGCAGAACAACGGATAA
- a CDS encoding DEAD/DEAH box helicase produces MDITQGAPFESFGLSEATMRAIHNKGYEVSTPVQAGCIPPMLAGKDVIAKAPTGTGKTMAFGIPIIERIDPESEAVQAVILAPTRELAMQITEEMREVAVCHEGVRLVCLYGGQPIGKQINALKRRPQIVVATPGRLSDHMKRRTVVLNEVSTVVLDEADRMLDMGFIHDVRRILDKIPNRKNLGMFSATISREVMDISWIYQRDPEEITVQATQENKPDILQYRLDVDSDAKVDAIAAIIKKQGLERVICFCNTKGSTERLTKFLQMRGLDAQCIHGDIPQKKREEVMAQFREGKLHVFVATDVASRGIDVDDVDAVFNFDVPEENEYYVHRIGRTGRAKRHGVAYTLLSDFPSRMRLDDIARNTRSQIVSAKLEEDGTVVPLEK; encoded by the coding sequence ATGGACATTACACAGGGCGCACCCTTCGAGAGCTTTGGGCTGTCGGAGGCGACCATGCGTGCCATACACAACAAAGGATATGAAGTGAGCACCCCCGTACAGGCCGGGTGCATCCCCCCCATGCTGGCGGGGAAGGACGTGATCGCCAAGGCCCCTACCGGCACCGGTAAGACCATGGCCTTCGGCATCCCCATCATCGAGCGCATCGACCCGGAGAGCGAGGCGGTGCAGGCGGTGATCCTGGCCCCCACCCGTGAGCTGGCCATGCAGATCACCGAGGAGATGCGGGAGGTGGCGGTGTGCCACGAGGGGGTGCGGCTGGTGTGCCTGTACGGCGGCCAGCCTATCGGTAAGCAGATCAACGCCCTGAAGCGGCGGCCCCAGATCGTGGTGGCCACGCCGGGGCGGCTCTCCGACCACATGAAGCGGCGGACGGTGGTGCTGAACGAGGTGTCCACCGTGGTGCTGGATGAGGCGGACCGGATGCTGGATATGGGCTTTATCCACGATGTGCGGCGGATATTGGACAAGATCCCCAACCGGAAGAATCTGGGGATGTTCTCCGCCACCATCTCCCGTGAGGTGATGGATATCTCGTGGATCTATCAGCGGGATCCGGAGGAGATCACGGTGCAGGCCACGCAGGAGAATAAGCCCGATATCTTGCAGTACCGCCTCGATGTGGACTCCGACGCCAAGGTGGACGCCATTGCCGCCATCATCAAGAAGCAGGGGCTGGAGCGGGTCATCTGCTTCTGCAACACCAAGGGCTCCACGGAGCGGCTGACGAAGTTTTTGCAGATGCGTGGGCTGGACGCCCAGTGCATCCACGGAGATATCCCCCAGAAGAAGCGGGAGGAGGTCATGGCCCAGTTCCGGGAGGGCAAGCTCCATGTGTTCGTGGCCACGGACGTGGCCAGCCGGGGCATCGACGTGGACGATGTGGACGCCGTCTTCAACTTCGACGTGCCGGAGGAGAATGAGTACTACGTACACCGCATCGGCCGGACGGGGCGGGCCAAGCGCCACGGTGTGGCCTACACGCTGCTGTCGGATTTCCCCAGCCGGATGCGGCTGGACGATATCGCCCGCAACACCCGCAGCCAGATCGTCTCCGCCAAGCTGGAGGAGGACGGCACGGTGGTTCCGCTGGAGAAGTAA
- the thrH gene encoding bifunctional phosphoserine phosphatase/homoserine phosphotransferase ThrH — translation MNIVCLDMEGVLVPEIWIAFAEESGIPELRRTTRDEPDYDKLMRWRIDILRQHGLGLTDIQNTIRRIDPLPGAREFLDRLRTKAQVVILSDTFEQFGLPLMEKLNWPTLLCNTLEVGEDGMISGFRMRCSHSKLTTVRAFQSMGYDTIASGDSYNDLEMIRASKAGFLFRTTEQIRADYPQYPAFEEYDDLLAAIEQAL, via the coding sequence ATGAACATCGTTTGTTTGGATATGGAGGGGGTGCTGGTGCCGGAGATCTGGATCGCCTTCGCAGAGGAGAGCGGTATCCCGGAGCTGCGGCGCACCACCCGTGACGAGCCGGACTATGACAAGCTGATGCGCTGGCGCATTGACATTCTGCGCCAGCATGGACTGGGGCTGACGGACATTCAGAACACCATCCGCCGCATTGACCCGCTGCCGGGAGCCAGAGAGTTTCTGGACCGGCTGCGGACTAAAGCGCAGGTGGTGATCCTCAGCGACACCTTCGAGCAGTTCGGCCTGCCGCTGATGGAGAAGCTCAACTGGCCCACCCTGCTGTGCAACACGCTGGAGGTAGGGGAGGACGGCATGATCTCCGGCTTCCGGATGCGGTGCAGTCACTCCAAGCTCACCACCGTCCGGGCCTTCCAGTCCATGGGCTACGATACCATCGCCTCCGGCGACAGCTACAACGATCTGGAGATGATCCGGGCCAGCAAGGCGGGCTTCCTGTTCCGCACCACGGAGCAGATCAGGGCGGACTATCCCCAGTATCCGGCCTTCGAGGAGTATGACGACCTGCTGGCGGCCATTGAACAGGCGCTGTAA